A genomic stretch from Hymenobacter psoromatis includes:
- the gmhA gene encoding phosphoheptose isomerase (catalyzes the isomerization of sedoheptulose 7-phosphate to D-glycero-D-manno-heptose 7-phosphate): protein MHLPDLIRAELTEARAVLDSFLADEANLQRIADAAQLFATSLNNGGKALTCGNGGSLCDAQHFAEELSGRYRQNRRALAAIALTEASHMTCVANDFGFEFVFSRFVEALGRPGDVLLAISTSGNSPNILRAAEAAKELGMKVVSLTGKDGGQLAALSDVEIRVPHFGFADRIQEVHIKAIHIMILLIEQLVAA from the coding sequence TTGCACCTCCCCGACCTCATCCGCGCCGAGTTGACCGAAGCTCGCGCCGTGCTCGATTCCTTTCTGGCTGATGAAGCCAACCTCCAGCGCATTGCCGACGCGGCCCAGCTTTTCGCCACCAGCCTCAACAATGGCGGCAAGGCCCTGACCTGCGGCAACGGCGGCAGCCTCTGCGACGCCCAGCATTTTGCCGAGGAACTGAGCGGCCGCTACCGCCAAAACCGCCGCGCCCTGGCCGCCATCGCCCTCACCGAAGCTTCGCACATGACCTGCGTGGCCAATGATTTTGGCTTTGAGTTTGTGTTCAGCCGCTTCGTGGAGGCGCTGGGCCGGCCCGGCGACGTGCTGCTGGCCATCAGCACCAGCGGTAATTCGCCCAACATCCTGCGCGCCGCCGAGGCTGCTAAAGAATTAGGGATGAAGGTAGTAAGCCTCACCGGCAAAGACGGCGGCCAGCTCGCCGCCCTCAGCGACGTCGAAATCCGGGTGCCGCACTTTGGCTTCGCCGACCGCATTCAGGAGGTGCATATCAAGGCCATTCATATTATGATATTGCTGATTGAGCAGCTGGTAGCCGCTTGA